In the genome of Microcoleus vaginatus PCC 9802, the window GGCAGGTGAATACTGACAAGAACGAGTCCAAGGCGTGAAGGGAGCGAGTCCTAATTCCTTGACTAAGGAAAAGATATTTTTGTAGGGATACCAGAAGCCATGAATGCCTGCTTCTACGGAACGCCCGCCGGCGGTTTTCCACCCTGCAACTAAGCCACCCGGATAAGGGCCTGCTTCTAACAAAGTTACGTCATAGCCTTGCTGGGCTAGGTGATAGGTAGCGCCTAAACCGGCCCATCCTGCACCGACGACGACTATTTTTGGGGTTGACGATTCTGCTGACATTGCGTACCTCTTGATAATTTATTAATGATGACATAATTCATAAAACCCGGATTTGATATAAAATGTGTTGAATTATGTGCTAAATTTCGCTTGAGTGAATAATGAGTGTCAAAAACCGCCAGCAGACTAACCTGTTGCTGCTCTTATTTCCCGCTACGGCCTGGCTGATGGTTTTCTTCATTTTGCCCGTGCTAATTGTACTTTTGTACAGTTTCTTAGAACGCGGTACATACGGTGGCGTTACTTGGATATTTACTCTCAGCAACTACCAGCGTTTGTTCAGCGGACTTTTCTTAGGAGTAATTGGGCGATCGCTCTGGCTGGCTTTTCTGACAACAGTCGCTTGCCTATTAGCTGGCTATCCCCTCGCATTCTTCATCGCCACCCGTTCTCCCCGCTGGCGAAATGCTTTGCTTTTGCTGGTAATTATTCCATTTTGGACTAATTTTTTAGTGAGAACCTACGCCTGGATCATACTCCTACGTAGCGAAGGAGTAGTTAACACAGCCTTGCAAAGCCTGCAAATTATTAGTGAACCGTTAAACTTGCTTTTTACGCCTTTCGCTGTGGCGATCGGTCTTATTTACGGCTATTTACCTTTCATGGTGCTGCCTTTATATTCTAGCATAGAACGCTTCAACTTTTCCTTGGTAGAAGCCGCTCACGATTTAGGTGCCAATGACATCCGTACTTTTTGGCGCGTATTTTTACCATTAACAAGTCGCGGCATTGTTGCAGGCTCTATTTTAGTTTTTGTTCCCGCCGTCGGCGCTTTCATCACACCGGATATATTGGGGGGTTCTAAAACAGTTATGGTGGGAAATTTGATTCAAAATCAGTTTATGAAAGCCCGCGATTGGCCTTTTGGGTCGGCGCTTTCTATGCTGTTGACGGTAATCATATTGATTCCGGTTTTAATTTACTTCCGCGTGTCTGATGAAACTCAATAAGGTAAGGTAGACACGAATCGTTGCACCCTGCGTTTAGGTGAAGATGCCCTAATGACTAATGACTACTGAATAATGACTACTGACTAATGACTAAAACAAAACTAGATTTACTCGTGCGGGCGATCGGCAAAAAGTGGCTTTGGGTACAAGCTGCACTAGCATTTGCCTTTCTTTACTTGCCAATTCTCATCTTAATTATTTACTCCTTTAACGCCTCCAGATTCAATGCCGTTTGGCGGGGCTTTACCCTCGATTGGTACCGCAGTTTGTTTAGCAATGCAGGCGCGACGATTGCTACGAGTAGCAGCGCCGGAATCTGGACAGCGCTCAACAACAGCTTGCTAATTGCAGCTATTTCGACTGTGTTAGCAACCGTTTTTGGTACAATGATCGCGCTAGCACTGGAACGCTTTCATTTCCCGGGGCGCAAAGCCGTAGAAGCTTTACTGTTTTTGCCCATTATTATGCCCGAAATTACGATCGGCATTTCGCTGCTAGTTTTCTTTACCCTAGTATTTCGGATCGTAGAAAATCTCACGGGAATTCGCCTCAATCTCGGCTTACCTACTGTAATTATTGGTCACGTTGTCTTTAATATTTCCTTTGTGACTATTACTGTCAGGGCGCGTTTGGCGGAACTAGATCCTCAATTAGAACAAGCAGCTTTTGACTTGGGCGCTAACGAGTGGCGGACTTTTTGGCGCATCACTCTCCCTCTGATTTGGCCCGCTATTTTCAGCGCGGCACTGCTGGCTTTAACTCTGTCGCTAGACGATTTTGTCGTGACATTTTTTACCACCGGTGTCGGTTCCATGACGCTACCTTTATTTGTTTACGGTCTGATAAAATTCTCAGTGACACCAGCGATTAATGCCATTTCAACTTTGATGTTATTGGCTTCTTTGTTGCTGGTTGTATCATCGTTAAAAGTTCAGAAAAATTAAAAAGTTTACTTTTATGTGTCATAATTATTGTTGTCTGCAACTAACACAACCTATGAAACGCCTGCTGACTTTCCTACTTTTGTTTGTGATGAGTGCAACGGTGGTTTTCGGCTGTAGCCCCACAGGTGGCAACCAACAGCAAGTGCTCAGCATTTACAACTATGCAAGTTATATCGCCCCAGAAGCGATCGCCCAATTCGAGAAAGAGAACAATGTTAAAATTCAATACGACACTTTCGAGAACAGCGACGCACTCTATGCCAAACTCAAACAGGGAAACCCAGGTTACGACTTAATATTTCCCGCCGATTACATGGTGAAAATTATGATCGCAGAAAATATAATTGAGCCTCTGAATTTAAACAATATTCCCAACCAAAAAAACCTCGAACCTAAGTTTATTAATCAAGCTTTTGATCCGGGAAATAAATATTCCCTGCCCTACCAGTGGGGAACGATGGGAATTGGCTACAACTTGAAAGCAACCACGGGCGATATCAACAGTTGGGCGGCGATGTTCGACCCGAAATATACCGGAAAAGTCGCGTGGCAAGACGATGCCAGATACACATTTGCAGGAGTTTTAATGTATTTAGGATTTGATCCAAATACAACCAATCCCGAAGAGATTAACAAAGCCCGCGATTTGCTGATTAAAAGTAAAAATATCATTGCAGCTTTTGTCCCTGACACCGGGCAAAATATGCTAGATCAAGGAGAAGTAAATTTGACAATGGAATGGAGCGGCGATATTTTCCAAGTGATGAGAGAAAATCCTAATATTCGTTACGCTATTCCCAAAGAAGGAACAATCATTTTTTCTGACAACATGGCAATTCCCAAAGGTGCGCCCCAGAAAGAGTTAGCGGAGAAATTTATTAACTTTATTTTGCAGCCAGAAGTAGGCGC includes:
- a CDS encoding ABC transporter permease; this encodes MSVKNRQQTNLLLLLFPATAWLMVFFILPVLIVLLYSFLERGTYGGVTWIFTLSNYQRLFSGLFLGVIGRSLWLAFLTTVACLLAGYPLAFFIATRSPRWRNALLLLVIIPFWTNFLVRTYAWIILLRSEGVVNTALQSLQIISEPLNLLFTPFAVAIGLIYGYLPFMVLPLYSSIERFNFSLVEAAHDLGANDIRTFWRVFLPLTSRGIVAGSILVFVPAVGAFITPDILGGSKTVMVGNLIQNQFMKARDWPFGSALSMLLTVIILIPVLIYFRVSDETQ
- a CDS encoding ABC transporter permease, with product MTKTKLDLLVRAIGKKWLWVQAALAFAFLYLPILILIIYSFNASRFNAVWRGFTLDWYRSLFSNAGATIATSSSAGIWTALNNSLLIAAISTVLATVFGTMIALALERFHFPGRKAVEALLFLPIIMPEITIGISLLVFFTLVFRIVENLTGIRLNLGLPTVIIGHVVFNISFVTITVRARLAELDPQLEQAAFDLGANEWRTFWRITLPLIWPAIFSAALLALTLSLDDFVVTFFTTGVGSMTLPLFVYGLIKFSVTPAINAISTLMLLASLLLVVSSLKVQKN
- a CDS encoding spermidine/putrescine ABC transporter substrate-binding protein, translated to MKRLLTFLLLFVMSATVVFGCSPTGGNQQQVLSIYNYASYIAPEAIAQFEKENNVKIQYDTFENSDALYAKLKQGNPGYDLIFPADYMVKIMIAENIIEPLNLNNIPNQKNLEPKFINQAFDPGNKYSLPYQWGTMGIGYNLKATTGDINSWAAMFDPKYTGKVAWQDDARYTFAGVLMYLGFDPNTTNPEEINKARDLLIKSKNIIAAFVPDTGQNMLDQGEVNLTMEWSGDIFQVMRENPNIRYAIPKEGTIIFSDNMAIPKGAPQKELAEKFINFILQPEVGAQISNFTHFGSPNKAAIDQGLIDPNDLKNPQIYPPAEVFGKMKLLQDVGKATALYDRAWTEVKAGAGK